In Acinetobacter sp. C32I, one genomic interval encodes:
- the leuB gene encoding 3-isopropylmalate dehydrogenase: protein MSKHILILAGDGIGPEIVAAAEKVLTKVNDKFNLGLTWEQGLLGGSAIDAHGEPYPTVTSEQAKKADAILLGAVGGPKWDSIERSIRPERGLLKIRSELNLFANLRPAILYPQLADASSLKPEIVAGLDILIVRELTGGIYFGQPRGIRELENGEKQGYNTDVYSESEIKRIAKVAFELAGLRGGKVCSVDKANVLEVTELWKQTVTDLQQAQYSNIQLSHMYVDNAAMQLVRAPKQFDVIVTGNLFGDILSDEAAMLTGSIGMLPSASLDENGKGMYEPCHGSAPDIAGQNIANPLATVLSVAMMLRYTFREEAAAKAIEDAVGQVLDQGLRTADIMSEGMNKVGTDAMGEAVVAALN, encoded by the coding sequence ATGTCGAAGCATATTTTAATTTTAGCGGGTGATGGCATTGGTCCTGAAATCGTAGCAGCTGCTGAAAAGGTTTTAACCAAGGTCAATGATAAATTTAATCTAGGTTTGACATGGGAACAGGGTTTGCTTGGTGGTTCAGCAATTGATGCCCATGGCGAACCGTACCCAACAGTGACCAGTGAACAGGCGAAAAAAGCCGATGCCATTTTATTGGGTGCAGTGGGTGGTCCGAAGTGGGATAGCATTGAACGTTCAATTCGCCCTGAACGTGGCTTGTTAAAAATTCGAAGTGAACTCAATTTATTCGCCAACTTACGTCCTGCGATTTTGTATCCACAATTGGCAGATGCATCGAGCTTAAAGCCGGAAATCGTTGCAGGTCTTGATATTCTGATTGTTCGTGAATTAACGGGTGGGATCTATTTTGGTCAACCACGTGGTATTCGTGAACTCGAAAATGGTGAAAAGCAGGGCTATAACACTGACGTCTATTCAGAAAGCGAAATCAAACGCATCGCCAAAGTCGCGTTTGAACTGGCTGGATTACGTGGTGGCAAGGTCTGTTCGGTGGATAAAGCCAACGTTCTTGAAGTAACGGAGTTATGGAAGCAAACCGTCACTGACTTACAGCAAGCACAGTATTCAAATATTCAGTTGTCGCATATGTATGTAGATAACGCGGCAATGCAATTGGTTCGCGCACCGAAGCAATTTGACGTGATCGTTACTGGTAATTTATTCGGTGATATCCTATCTGATGAAGCAGCGATGTTGACGGGTTCAATCGGGATGTTGCCGTCTGCCTCTTTAGATGAAAATGGCAAAGGCATGTATGAACCATGCCATGGTTCTGCGCCAGATATCGCAGGTCAAAATATTGCCAACCCATTGGCGACTGTACTTTCAGTGGCGATGATGTTGCGTTATACCTTCCGTGAAGAAGCGGCTGCGAAGGCAATTGAAGATGCGGTCGGTCAAGTTCTAGACCAAGGCTTACGTACTGCCGATATTATGTCGGAAGGCATGAATAAGGTCGGTACAGATGCGATGGGTGAGGCTGTGGTAGCAGCATTGAACTAA
- the infA gene encoding translation initiation factor IF-1, whose amino-acid sequence MANKEELIEFEGVVTETLPNTMFRVRLENGHEVIAHISGKMRKHYIRILTGDSVKVEMTPYDLTKGRITYRAR is encoded by the coding sequence ATGGCCAATAAAGAGGAACTCATTGAGTTCGAAGGCGTTGTCACCGAAACGCTTCCTAATACGATGTTCCGTGTACGTTTAGAAAACGGTCACGAAGTTATTGCTCACATTTCTGGTAAAATGCGTAAACACTATATCCGTATTTTGACAGGTGACAGTGTTAAAGTTGAAATGACACCTTATGATTTGACTAAGGGTCGTATCACTTATCGTGCACGCTAA
- a CDS encoding FimV domain-containing protein produces the protein MSTIIIVLLVIVLIVAIVLKKRESNQANTTPKKGASKTTKKAATRSSSRTTLAREEQEFAPPTTTDISDGLRQKLEQQIQSGNFQSAEAQINQALKQDNSQHELYLFLLDIHLKQKDDLAIDQLIKHIHALKLEDIAQAAEAKHREYEQNKQPDSIEFNLASHSFQQPPVAVEPQIQNNAADFDALVQTPATQSFDDLQSEYAAPTEETKPVEAAPEVQPLDFNFSFEQKPADEAVPAQSPVETSESKEQQPLEFSFNLEPTTPTIEEAKVEDSKPELDFNFANLNIASQPAAEKAPVEEAAPSLDFNFEPTVEKTEQPAPIETTEFSFDLAEPAAVETQPELTTPAATPAAAIAIHDPLAQSFPDLQQLDEAQLNLELAEQYIELGAYDSARELLKNNQAFNAEQQQRSENLLNKIAS, from the coding sequence ATGTCAACTATAATCATTGTACTGCTGGTCATTGTACTGATTGTTGCTATCGTTTTAAAAAAACGTGAAAGTAATCAAGCCAATACTACACCTAAGAAAGGTGCAAGCAAGACCACAAAAAAAGCAGCGACACGATCTTCTTCACGAACCACACTGGCACGTGAGGAACAGGAGTTTGCCCCTCCAACCACGACCGATATCTCTGACGGTTTGCGCCAAAAGCTTGAGCAACAAATTCAAAGCGGTAATTTCCAGTCTGCAGAAGCACAAATCAATCAAGCCTTAAAGCAAGATAACTCTCAACATGAGCTATATCTGTTTTTACTTGATATTCATTTGAAGCAAAAAGATGATTTGGCGATTGATCAATTGATCAAACATATCCACGCCTTAAAATTGGAAGATATTGCACAAGCAGCTGAAGCCAAACATCGTGAATATGAACAGAATAAACAACCTGATTCGATTGAATTTAATTTAGCATCACATAGTTTTCAGCAGCCACCTGTAGCAGTTGAGCCGCAAATTCAAAACAATGCGGCAGACTTTGATGCACTGGTTCAAACACCAGCTACACAATCATTCGACGATTTGCAATCAGAATATGCTGCTCCGACAGAAGAAACAAAGCCTGTAGAAGCTGCACCTGAAGTCCAACCTTTAGACTTTAATTTCTCCTTTGAACAAAAGCCTGCAGATGAGGCCGTGCCTGCACAATCTCCAGTTGAAACATCTGAGAGTAAAGAACAGCAGCCACTTGAGTTTTCGTTCAACTTAGAACCAACAACGCCAACTATTGAAGAAGCAAAAGTTGAAGACTCAAAACCAGAGCTTGACTTTAACTTTGCCAACTTAAACATTGCGTCTCAGCCCGCTGCAGAAAAAGCACCTGTAGAAGAAGCTGCACCTAGCTTAGATTTTAATTTCGAACCTACTGTCGAAAAAACTGAACAACCCGCGCCAATTGAAACAACAGAATTTTCATTTGACCTTGCTGAACCTGCCGCAGTTGAAACACAACCTGAATTGACCACTCCTGCTGCGACGCCCGCTGCAGCGATTGCGATTCATGACCCATTGGCACAATCATTCCCGGACCTACAACAGCTTGATGAAGCGCAGTTGAATTTAGAGCTTGCAGAACAGTATATTGAACTGGGGGCCTATGATTCTGCCCGTGAATTGTTAAAAAACAATCAGGCATTCAATGCAGAACAGCAACAACGTTCAGAAAATTTACTGAATAAAATAGCTTCCTGA
- a CDS encoding FimV domain-containing protein, with translation MTVYNKLKIAILAIISSQHLYAITLDPIQIQSAPGELLYAEMSFHQADANSKLDVSLATPEDLLMLGAAHQPPSSLNFFTRRNNQGEGVIVITSSRPMTDAELNIILKIQEGGASHLKHIRQPMRQIAKAPITKTVNEQSLTPKFIVSEKDIALNLPESTRFNVANSNPQQQSLKQETLLNAPFTLPPVLETSKPSTTATTASAVSIAAPVKVETTAAAASSVPQPATPIAEKVPQQPKTVPPVKQENTQTAKATTDTKQNVALDEELKAAELKQIESKEKAPNPVRETPQTVKKKQPANTAANNDKAQQHVVQRNESLWSIAQRIAGQTQQPVAQVMNQIKAQNEHAFIGGNANRLRQGSHLNFNLTATPTQQHKNTNQIATQTQRPAVGKAKYRLQQAEMSLVAESNQDSSTGSAKKDTLQQKTSADLSLKVMTAREKTVTLQRNVTQLELALRQKEQRIQLLNARLAELQDQLKAQQDTKKPTR, from the coding sequence ATGACTGTTTATAACAAATTAAAAATTGCCATTTTAGCCATCATTTCTTCGCAACACCTTTATGCAATTACGCTTGATCCAATTCAAATCCAATCTGCGCCTGGTGAACTCCTCTATGCAGAAATGAGTTTTCACCAAGCCGATGCCAATTCCAAATTAGACGTGAGCTTAGCCACACCTGAAGATTTATTGATGCTTGGTGCTGCACATCAGCCCCCATCCAGCCTGAATTTTTTTACCCGCCGAAATAATCAAGGTGAAGGTGTGATTGTGATCACTTCATCACGTCCAATGACCGATGCTGAGCTGAATATTATTTTAAAAATTCAGGAAGGTGGTGCATCTCATTTAAAACATATTCGTCAGCCAATGCGTCAAATTGCAAAAGCACCGATCACCAAGACGGTCAATGAGCAATCATTGACACCCAAATTTATTGTCAGTGAAAAAGATATCGCTTTAAACCTACCTGAAAGTACACGCTTTAATGTTGCAAACTCAAATCCACAACAGCAAAGTTTAAAACAAGAAACGCTTCTGAATGCACCATTTACCCTTCCACCGGTATTAGAAACATCAAAACCAAGTACGACTGCGACAACAGCCAGTGCCGTTTCAATTGCGGCGCCAGTGAAAGTAGAAACGACAGCGGCAGCAGCAAGCTCCGTGCCACAACCAGCAACGCCTATCGCAGAAAAAGTACCACAGCAGCCAAAAACAGTGCCTCCTGTCAAACAGGAAAATACTCAAACGGCGAAAGCGACAACCGACACCAAGCAAAATGTTGCATTGGATGAGGAGTTAAAAGCTGCTGAACTTAAACAGATTGAGAGCAAAGAAAAAGCACCTAATCCAGTCAGAGAAACACCCCAAACGGTCAAAAAGAAACAGCCTGCTAACACAGCAGCAAACAATGACAAAGCCCAACAGCATGTGGTGCAGCGCAATGAATCCTTATGGAGCATTGCACAACGCATTGCAGGACAAACACAACAGCCTGTTGCTCAGGTCATGAACCAAATCAAAGCGCAGAATGAACATGCCTTTATTGGGGGAAATGCTAATCGACTCAGACAGGGCTCTCATTTAAACTTTAATCTTACTGCCACACCTACACAGCAGCATAAAAACACTAATCAAATTGCGACACAAACACAGCGTCCAGCCGTAGGAAAAGCCAAATATCGCTTACAACAAGCTGAAATGTCTCTAGTGGCTGAGAGTAATCAAGATTCCAGTACAGGAAGTGCCAAAAAAGACACATTACAGCAAAAAACCAGTGCCGATTTATCATTAAAAGTTATGACAGCACGAGAAAAAACCGTTACATTACAAAGAAACGTAACACAGTTAGAATTGGCACTACGTCAGAAGGAACAACGTATTCAGCTGTTAAATGCTCGGCTTGCCGAACTGCAAGATCAGTTGAAAGCGCAACAGGACACTAAAAAGCCAACACGCTAG
- a CDS encoding DUF2061 domain-containing protein yields the protein MTRIQKFVHNNRRTFKKTLSYYIVHISVAMMVAYVITGNFWIAATLSLLEPTVQAFAFFFHEKIWNHFEFKLNKDTQQL from the coding sequence ATGACTCGTATTCAAAAATTTGTACATAACAATCGCCGAACTTTTAAAAAAACTTTAAGTTATTATATTGTGCATATTAGTGTTGCAATGATGGTTGCTTATGTGATCACAGGAAACTTCTGGATTGCAGCAACCTTAAGTTTGCTTGAACCAACCGTACAAGCATTTGCTTTTTTCTTTCATGAGAAAATTTGGAATCATTTCGAATTTAAATTAAATAAAGATACT
- the leuC gene encoding 3-isopropylmalate dehydratase large subunit produces MAGKTLYDKLWDDHLVKQRDDGSSLIYIDRHLLHEVTSPQAFEGLQLADRQPWRLSANVATPDHNVPTSKKEREQGIAGIEDDTSRIQVQTLDDNCKTFNIVEFGINDIRQGIAHVVGPEQGLTLPGMTVVCGDSHTATHGAFGCLAHGIGTSEVEHVLATQCLVQKKSKNMLVRVDGVLGTGVTSKDVVLAIIGKIGTAGGTGYAIEFGGQVFRDMSIEGRMTVCNMAIEAGARVGMVAVDDKTIAYVKDRNYAPKGEQWDQAVEYWNTLHSDEDAVFDAVVVLNGAEIEPQVSWGTSPEMVIPVSQAVPTLEQAKDDVQRNDWTRAYQYMGLTAGQALADIQLDRVFIGSCTNSRIEDIRAAADVVKGRKVASSIKQAMIVPGSGLVKQQAEQEGLDQIFLAAGFEWREPGCSMCLAMNADKLQPGEHCASTSNRNFEGRQGNGGRTHLVSPAMAAAAAIAGHFVDVRSF; encoded by the coding sequence ATGGCAGGCAAGACCTTATATGACAAATTATGGGATGACCATTTAGTAAAACAACGTGATGATGGTTCGAGCTTAATTTATATTGATCGCCATTTATTACATGAAGTGACCAGTCCTCAAGCATTTGAAGGCTTACAGCTTGCTGATCGTCAACCTTGGCGTTTAAGTGCTAACGTTGCAACACCTGACCATAACGTGCCAACTTCTAAAAAAGAGCGCGAACAGGGCATTGCAGGGATTGAAGATGATACCTCTCGTATTCAGGTTCAAACCTTAGATGATAACTGTAAAACCTTTAATATCGTTGAGTTTGGGATTAATGATATCCGTCAAGGGATTGCCCATGTGGTTGGTCCAGAACAAGGTTTAACTTTGCCGGGCATGACCGTGGTCTGTGGTGACTCGCATACAGCGACACATGGTGCTTTTGGTTGTTTGGCACATGGTATCGGAACGTCGGAAGTTGAGCATGTGTTGGCAACACAATGTTTAGTACAGAAAAAATCGAAGAACATGTTGGTTCGTGTTGATGGCGTATTAGGTACTGGCGTCACTTCAAAAGATGTGGTGTTAGCCATTATTGGCAAGATTGGGACTGCGGGTGGTACAGGTTATGCCATCGAGTTTGGTGGCCAAGTGTTCCGTGATATGTCGATTGAAGGTCGTATGACCGTATGTAATATGGCGATCGAAGCGGGTGCTCGTGTTGGTATGGTTGCAGTCGATGACAAAACCATTGCCTATGTAAAAGACCGTAACTATGCACCAAAAGGTGAACAGTGGGATCAAGCGGTTGAATACTGGAATACCTTACATTCAGACGAAGATGCTGTATTTGATGCCGTAGTGGTATTGAATGGCGCAGAGATTGAGCCACAAGTGTCTTGGGGAACTTCTCCAGAAATGGTGATTCCTGTTTCACAGGCAGTACCAACCTTAGAACAAGCCAAAGATGATGTACAACGCAATGACTGGACCCGTGCGTATCAATACATGGGCTTAACCGCGGGTCAAGCCTTGGCCGATATCCAATTAGACCGTGTATTTATTGGTTCATGCACCAACTCGCGGATTGAAGATATTCGTGCAGCAGCCGATGTGGTCAAAGGCCGTAAGGTTGCGTCGAGCATCAAACAGGCGATGATTGTGCCAGGCTCTGGTTTGGTGAAACAACAGGCCGAACAAGAAGGTTTGGATCAAATTTTCTTGGCAGCAGGTTTTGAGTGGCGCGAACCGGGTTGTTCGATGTGCTTAGCAATGAATGCTGATAAATTACAACCAGGTGAACATTGTGCTTCGACCTCGAACCGTAATTTTGAAGGTCGTCAAGGTAATGGCGGACGTACGCATTTGGTCAGCCCCGCAATGGCAGCAGCTGCAGCGATTGCCGGTCATTTTGTTGATGTTCGTTCATTCTAA
- a CDS encoding AraC family transcriptional regulator, producing the protein MGQLTDASVVLRFGYQAIRKAGLPTEEILTKAGVALNQVDTNARTPLSAQNAFWIAAQDVSNDPDIGLHLGEHLPLYRGQVIEHLFISSETFGEGLKRALAYQRLISDAFDAKLVIEDGRCYLSNGEQYWPDNLVNRHFSECAMSGILRFFKFITEGQFHPIYIDFNFNEGAADDEYFRVYGCPVSLGQKETRLYFDAAVLDYPLWQAEPELLQLHEQLAIEKLQELARYDLVGEVRRAIGSTLESGETTLETVAAQLNITPRRLRTQLSEANTSFQQILSDYRCRLAKKLLANTNESVERIVYLTGFSEPSTFYRAFKRWTNETPVEYRKRKQR; encoded by the coding sequence GTGGGTCAGCTAACAGATGCATCAGTTGTATTGCGCTTTGGTTATCAGGCAATTCGTAAAGCAGGATTACCAACTGAAGAGATTTTAACAAAGGCTGGTGTGGCATTAAATCAGGTGGATACCAATGCAAGAACACCACTAAGTGCACAAAATGCATTTTGGATTGCTGCACAGGATGTCAGCAATGATCCAGATATTGGACTTCATCTAGGTGAACATTTACCGCTATATCGTGGCCAAGTCATTGAACATTTATTTATCAGTAGTGAAACTTTTGGCGAAGGCCTGAAGCGTGCTTTGGCCTATCAACGTCTGATCAGTGATGCTTTTGATGCCAAATTGGTGATTGAAGATGGTCGCTGCTACTTGAGCAATGGCGAACAGTATTGGCCAGATAATTTGGTCAACCGTCACTTCTCTGAATGTGCCATGTCAGGCATTTTACGTTTCTTTAAATTTATTACCGAAGGTCAGTTTCACCCGATTTATATTGATTTTAACTTCAATGAAGGTGCTGCTGATGACGAATACTTTAGAGTCTATGGCTGTCCTGTCAGTTTAGGGCAAAAAGAAACCCGTCTTTATTTTGATGCAGCTGTACTGGATTATCCGTTATGGCAAGCAGAACCTGAGTTACTGCAATTGCATGAGCAATTGGCGATTGAAAAGTTACAAGAACTAGCACGTTATGATTTGGTTGGTGAAGTTCGTCGTGCCATTGGTTCAACTCTTGAAAGTGGTGAAACCACTTTAGAAACAGTGGCTGCGCAATTGAATATCACCCCACGTCGTTTAAGAACCCAACTCAGTGAAGCCAATACCAGCTTTCAGCAAATTCTTTCGGATTATCGTTGCCGTTTAGCGAAAAAGCTGTTGGCGAATACCAATGAAAGCGTCGAGCGTATTGTGTATTTAACGGGTTTCTCTGAACCAAGTACTTTCTATCGTGCCTTTAAGCGTTGGACCAATGAAACGCCAGTGGAATATCGCAAGCGTAAACAGCGTTAA
- the truA gene encoding tRNA pseudouridine(38-40) synthase TruA, protein MQRYAIGIEFCGTQYRGWQTQQAGVITVQETIEKVLGRIANEPIMLHGAGRTDAGVHATNMVAHFDTHAIRPEQGWIRGANSQLPKDISIQWIKCMDENFHARFKAVARRYRYVVYNAPTRPALLYKQVTHLYQKLDVQKMITAAAKFEGTHNFETFRAAACQSNQPVRHVKHCRLFEHGRYLVLDIQADGFLHHMVRNIMGCLLEIGQGMYEIDHIDTMFAAEDRTAAGITAPPDGLYFIQSYYPDEFDLPQLPLGPHWLNLAE, encoded by the coding sequence ATGCAACGTTATGCAATCGGTATTGAATTTTGCGGTACTCAATACCGTGGTTGGCAAACCCAACAGGCTGGCGTTATCACTGTTCAGGAAACCATAGAAAAAGTGCTGGGTCGTATTGCCAATGAGCCGATTATGTTACATGGGGCTGGACGAACAGATGCCGGTGTACATGCAACCAATATGGTGGCGCATTTCGACACCCATGCCATTCGCCCTGAACAAGGCTGGATTCGTGGAGCCAATAGCCAACTCCCCAAAGACATTTCAATCCAGTGGATTAAATGCATGGATGAAAATTTCCATGCACGTTTTAAAGCGGTGGCACGACGTTACCGCTATGTGGTGTATAACGCTCCGACTCGCCCTGCTCTGTTATATAAACAGGTCACCCATCTTTATCAAAAGCTTGATGTGCAAAAGATGATTACGGCTGCTGCCAAATTCGAGGGTACGCATAATTTTGAGACTTTTCGTGCTGCTGCCTGTCAATCGAATCAACCTGTACGCCATGTAAAACACTGTCGCTTATTCGAACATGGTCGTTATCTGGTCTTAGATATTCAAGCAGATGGTTTCTTACACCATATGGTGCGTAATATTATGGGATGCCTGCTTGAAATTGGGCAAGGCATGTATGAAATCGACCATATTGATACCATGTTTGCCGCAGAAGATCGCACCGCTGCTGGGATTACTGCCCCACCTGATGGTTTATATTTTATTCAGTCTTACTATCCTGATGAATTCGATTTACCACAGCTACCTTTAGGTCCACACTGGTTAAATTTAGCTGAATAA
- a CDS encoding lysozyme inhibitor LprI family protein, translating into MHKIIFGLICGAMATLSYADNCENARNTYDDIYCTNKIFASADADLNKNYQQLRKQLSDTQQKILKKSQLAWIRHRDAECSDDSKSTVYVQCQLNATQERNNWLQERIRECQTVGCKTTRLSE; encoded by the coding sequence ATGCACAAAATAATATTTGGCTTGATCTGTGGGGCAATGGCGACGTTGAGCTATGCGGATAACTGCGAAAATGCCCGTAATACTTATGATGATATTTATTGTACCAATAAAATTTTTGCCAGTGCAGATGCTGATTTAAACAAAAACTATCAGCAATTACGCAAACAACTGAGCGATACACAACAGAAAATTTTGAAAAAATCGCAACTGGCGTGGATTCGCCATCGTGATGCAGAATGTAGTGATGATTCCAAAAGTACGGTTTATGTGCAATGCCAATTGAATGCAACGCAAGAACGCAACAACTGGCTGCAAGAACGTATCCGTGAATGTCAGACAGTGGGCTGTAAAACCACACGCCTCAGTGAATAA
- the leuD gene encoding 3-isopropylmalate dehydratase small subunit, which produces MEKYTVEQGIVGPLDRANVDTDLIIPKQFLKSIKRTGFGDNLFDELRYLDEGYLGQDISKRPKNPDFVLNQPRYQGSTILLARTNFGCGSSREHAPWALNEYGFRTVIAPSFADIFFNNCFKNGMLPVILSEQVVDQLFKECAETEGYQLTIDLEAQEVRTPKGEAFKFEIDPFRKHCLLNGLDDIGLTLQVADDIRAFEAKAKQARPWVFQDIQA; this is translated from the coding sequence ATGGAAAAATATACTGTAGAGCAAGGTATTGTTGGGCCTTTAGATCGAGCCAATGTCGATACCGATTTAATCATTCCAAAGCAGTTTTTAAAGTCGATTAAACGTACAGGTTTCGGCGATAACTTATTTGATGAGTTACGCTATTTGGATGAAGGCTATTTAGGTCAAGACATTAGCAAACGCCCAAAGAATCCTGACTTCGTATTAAATCAACCACGCTATCAAGGTTCGACTATTTTATTGGCACGGACCAATTTTGGTTGTGGTTCAAGCCGTGAGCATGCGCCATGGGCATTGAATGAATATGGCTTCCGTACTGTCATTGCACCAAGTTTTGCCGATATCTTCTTTAATAACTGTTTTAAAAATGGCATGTTACCAGTGATTTTATCTGAGCAGGTGGTGGATCAGTTATTTAAAGAGTGTGCTGAAACGGAAGGTTATCAACTGACCATTGATTTAGAAGCTCAGGAAGTACGTACTCCTAAAGGTGAAGCATTTAAATTTGAAATTGATCCATTCCGTAAACATTGCTTATTGAACGGTTTGGATGATATTGGCTTAACGTTACAAGTGGCTGATGATATTCGTGCTTTTGAAGCCAAGGCGAAACAAGCGCGCCCATGGGTGTTTCAGGACATCCAAGCTTAA
- a CDS encoding asparaginase domain-containing protein, producing MMKTIALIYMGGTFGCIGEPLIPMPEQDFLPLLAKVIPPHLQVECFAAPSIKDSSACTATDWLMLVQQIQQLQLNGFQHFVIIHGTDTLSYAAATLARFLGHSCHTIITGSQYPLLNIEGNDTREFTDAIGNLYLALEQVLTLPSGVYLAFHEQVFHAQSTLKAHTTELDAFVGIKADQSCNTTADAFIVQNEQLEQAAQLSVLNLMLQPVAKQQFILQLKNLLLSPPNFLVLQGFGTGNIAVNDEILALFEQLYQKQCLPIISTQVTFGQLDQRYAVSSWIQSAKVLVNDCHSHADLYAKVLQMYLKYPTHEQWFEHWHQH from the coding sequence ATGATGAAAACAATCGCTTTAATTTATATGGGTGGGACGTTTGGTTGTATTGGTGAACCCTTGATACCAATGCCTGAACAGGATTTTTTACCTTTATTAGCGAAGGTGATTCCACCACATTTGCAGGTAGAATGTTTCGCTGCCCCTAGCATTAAAGATAGCAGTGCCTGCACCGCAACCGATTGGTTAATGCTGGTACAGCAAATCCAACAATTACAACTCAATGGTTTTCAACATTTTGTCATCATTCATGGTACAGACACCTTAAGCTACGCCGCTGCAACACTGGCACGTTTTCTAGGCCATTCTTGTCATACCATCATTACTGGTAGTCAATATCCATTATTAAATATTGAAGGCAATGATACCCGTGAATTCACCGATGCAATCGGTAATCTGTATTTAGCACTGGAGCAAGTGCTTACCTTACCGAGTGGTGTTTACCTTGCCTTCCATGAGCAGGTCTTTCATGCACAAAGCACTTTAAAAGCGCATACCACTGAACTAGATGCCTTTGTTGGCATCAAGGCAGACCAGAGCTGTAACACCACTGCTGATGCTTTTATCGTCCAAAATGAACAGCTTGAGCAAGCTGCTCAACTCAGTGTCCTGAATTTGATGTTACAGCCAGTTGCGAAACAACAATTCATTTTACAATTAAAAAATCTTCTACTTAGCCCACCCAACTTTTTGGTGCTACAGGGCTTTGGCACAGGCAATATCGCAGTCAATGATGAAATTCTGGCACTGTTTGAACAACTTTATCAAAAACAATGCTTGCCGATTATCAGTACACAAGTGACCTTTGGGCAACTTGATCAACGCTATGCAGTTAGCTCATGGATACAATCTGCCAAAGTTTTAGTCAATGATTGTCATAGCCATGCCGATTTATATGCAAAAGTCTTGCAAATGTATTTAAAATATCCGACCCACGAACAATGGTTCGAACATTGGCATCAACATTAA